A genomic window from Sphingobacterium spiritivorum includes:
- a CDS encoding vitamin K epoxide reductase family protein: protein MPIVNKLISLSQSDNNLLDICVSVLDHYNVKRTRIHLNNLINKHIDYPGILTLIDCLNVYGIESAAIRKGDYAFTDFETPFVCPIQLPDWPQPYFALVLDVSENNISYLDPVKNVYRTVKVEEFNKLEKGIVLLLDGDNKKDEVNFEVNKKQERQHVIMNSFPLFMITIALIFSGTYSYLSLQISLSGIILLLLNVVGTLASILLVWFDIDAHNPFLKDVCGSGQGKVSCNAVLSSDGASVFGFSWSVVGLSYFVTLFLSQLLFGPGNSYYFPIWTSVSLLTVFYILYSVYYQWRVVHQWCPLCLAVQAVLLLSGILSLFYVIQTGIITPEPYHVFALLFIGLSVLILVHRAVPLLKTAGESKAYERKWKRLRYNPDVFNMLLRKETQIDHPTQGLGIVIGDLNAKHEIIKVCNPYCGPCSNAHPELEVLLHSNPNVKVRVIFTATGDQGDIRTALVQHLLAIEEQYGPDVVRKALDDWYGTETKDYTVFASKYPMNGELLLQKHKIDNMKNWCDHMKIRATPTFFINGYELPDSYRISELKDIL, encoded by the coding sequence ATGCCAATTGTAAATAAACTTATTTCCTTAAGTCAGTCTGACAATAATCTTTTAGATATCTGTGTATCTGTACTCGATCATTATAATGTGAAAAGAACCCGTATTCACTTAAATAATTTGATAAACAAGCATATAGATTATCCTGGGATATTAACACTGATCGACTGTCTTAATGTTTACGGAATAGAAAGTGCCGCTATCCGAAAGGGGGATTATGCATTCACAGACTTTGAGACTCCATTTGTTTGCCCTATTCAATTACCGGATTGGCCCCAACCTTATTTTGCATTAGTCCTTGATGTAAGTGAAAATAACATAAGTTATCTGGATCCGGTTAAAAATGTTTATCGCACAGTTAAAGTCGAAGAATTTAATAAACTGGAAAAGGGTATAGTCTTATTACTTGATGGTGATAATAAGAAAGATGAGGTAAATTTTGAGGTTAATAAGAAGCAAGAGAGACAGCATGTAATTATGAATTCTTTTCCCCTGTTTATGATTACCATCGCTTTAATTTTTTCGGGCACTTATTCTTATTTATCTCTGCAGATTAGTTTATCAGGGATAATATTACTATTGCTTAATGTTGTTGGAACTTTAGCCAGTATTTTATTAGTCTGGTTTGATATTGATGCCCATAACCCCTTTTTAAAGGATGTGTGTGGCTCCGGGCAGGGCAAGGTGAGTTGTAATGCTGTATTAAGTTCAGATGGAGCCTCTGTCTTTGGATTCAGCTGGTCTGTAGTCGGGCTTAGTTATTTTGTCACGTTATTCTTATCCCAACTCTTGTTCGGGCCTGGAAATAGTTATTATTTTCCAATTTGGACCTCCGTTTCCCTGCTTACAGTATTCTATATCTTGTATTCGGTTTATTATCAATGGAGAGTAGTTCACCAGTGGTGTCCGCTATGTTTGGCCGTACAGGCGGTATTGTTATTGTCCGGCATACTTTCATTGTTCTACGTCATTCAGACCGGTATTATTACACCTGAACCTTATCACGTATTCGCTTTATTGTTTATCGGGCTGTCTGTGTTGATATTGGTTCATAGGGCTGTCCCTCTTTTAAAAACAGCGGGAGAGAGCAAGGCGTATGAAAGAAAATGGAAACGGTTAAGATATAATCCGGATGTATTTAATATGCTGCTCCGCAAGGAAACACAAATCGACCATCCGACGCAAGGGTTGGGTATTGTGATAGGAGATCTTAATGCGAAACATGAGATTATCAAAGTCTGTAATCCTTATTGTGGCCCCTGTTCTAACGCCCACCCGGAGTTGGAAGTATTACTACACTCGAATCCCAATGTAAAAGTCAGGGTCATCTTTACAGCTACCGGAGATCAGGGGGATATCCGAACTGCTCTTGTGCAGCATTTATTGGCTATAGAAGAACAATATGGGCCTGATGTGGTTCGTAAAGCACTGGATGACTGGTATGGTACAGAGACGAAAGATTATACTGTCTTTGCTTCTAAATACCCGATGAATGGAGAACTCTTATTGCAAAAACATAAAATAGACAATATGAAGAATTGGTGTGACCATATGAAGATCAGGGCGACCCCTACATTCTTCATAAATGGCTATGAGCTTCCGGACTCTTATCGCATCAGTGAACTTAAAGATATACTTTAA
- a CDS encoding cupin domain-containing protein gives MKKYMFILVLSIGLLAFTTARLTCTACPESISITHTGQQKIAEDKIAGEGIVQKLGDKYSHTDMRVSNIRLTANSYLHWHSLPGGQLMIVTEGKGYYQSKGKEVIKIQKGDVIETTPGLYYWQGAAPDADLEFISIITQKSDSLINWHEQVSDKEYKAAIDVADNS, from the coding sequence ATGAAAAAATACATGTTTATATTAGTTCTCTCAATCGGACTACTGGCTTTTACCACCGCACGCTTAACCTGTACAGCCTGTCCGGAATCTATTTCAATAACGCATACAGGACAACAGAAAATAGCAGAAGATAAAATAGCAGGAGAAGGAATAGTACAGAAATTAGGTGATAAATATAGTCATACAGATATGCGTGTCAGTAACATACGGCTGACAGCAAATAGTTATCTGCACTGGCATTCTTTACCCGGAGGACAGCTAATGATTGTAACAGAAGGCAAAGGATACTATCAGTCCAAAGGTAAGGAGGTGATAAAGATTCAGAAAGGAGATGTGATAGAGACAACTCCGGGACTCTACTACTGGCAGGGGGCGGCTCCGGATGCCGATCTGGAATTTATTTCCATCATTACTCAGAAGAGTGACAGTCTGATCAACTGGCATGAACAAGTCTCTGATAAGGAATATAAAGCGGCTATTGATGTGGCCGATAATTCCTAG
- a CDS encoding ArsR/SmtB family transcription factor has translation MGITKTEIFTDEQNKMASLFKVLGHPARIAILQYIIDQKTCICNDLIDELGLAQATISQHLKELKNMGIIKGSIEGKSVCYCIEEKVWKHFQQHFNIFFNQDVTVNQCC, from the coding sequence ATGGGTATCACTAAGACAGAAATATTTACTGACGAGCAGAATAAGATGGCTTCATTATTCAAAGTACTGGGTCATCCTGCACGTATTGCTATCCTGCAATATATTATTGATCAAAAGACCTGTATCTGTAATGACCTTATTGATGAATTAGGACTGGCACAAGCTACAATCTCTCAACATCTCAAGGAATTGAAAAATATGGGTATTATCAAAGGTTCAATTGAAGGAAAATCCGTGTGTTACTGCATAGAAGAAAAAGTATGGAAACATTTCCAACAGCATTTCAATATATTCTTCAATCAGGACGTAACTGTCAATCAATGCTGTTAA
- a CDS encoding DUF6428 family protein, with amino-acid sequence MKLSNIKEILPSLNNVEFQLEDGTFVPEHFHVTEIGQIIKTFIDCGGVQRNEKTVSFQLWNADDYEHRLKPGKLLHIIQLSEEKLGIEDAEIEVEYQAGTIGKYDLDFNGKTFVLRNKTTACLAQDACGIPVSKPKIALSQLNNSGCSPDSGCC; translated from the coding sequence ATGAAACTATCAAACATTAAGGAAATTCTGCCTTCGCTGAACAACGTTGAATTTCAATTGGAAGACGGAACTTTTGTCCCTGAACATTTTCATGTAACTGAAATAGGGCAAATTATTAAAACCTTTATCGATTGCGGTGGTGTGCAACGTAATGAAAAGACGGTAAGTTTTCAGCTATGGAATGCCGATGACTACGAACACAGATTGAAACCTGGTAAGCTATTACATATTATTCAGCTTTCCGAAGAGAAACTGGGAATAGAAGATGCGGAAATAGAAGTCGAATATCAGGCGGGAACTATAGGCAAATATGACCTGGACTTTAACGGGAAAACCTTTGTTTTAAGAAATAAAACGACAGCCTGCCTGGCTCAGGATGCCTGCGGTATTCCTGTCAGCAAACCAAAGATTGCTCTATCGCAGTTGAACAATTCGGGATGTAGTCCGGATTCAGGTTGTTGCTAA
- a CDS encoding arsenate-mycothiol transferase ArsC codes for MYPELYSTIQHVEKNLLITDAAKSRLQTLIDYVQQQVNHQQQIDLHFICTHNSRRSQLAQIWAQTAAAYYRIQNVCCYSGGTETTALYAKVIAILRKQGFQVYKITDGNNPVYAVKYNANALPVIGFSKTYDNPFNPSSAFAAVMTCSQADSGCPFIAGAEKRIPLPYDDPKLADSSDQQDEVYEECSLKIASDILYVFSKITPHP; via the coding sequence ATGTATCCGGAGTTATATTCTACTATTCAGCATGTAGAAAAAAACCTGTTGATCACAGATGCAGCAAAAAGTCGTTTACAGACATTAATAGATTATGTTCAACAGCAGGTCAATCATCAACAGCAGATCGACCTCCATTTTATCTGCACCCATAATTCGCGCAGAAGTCAGTTGGCACAGATCTGGGCACAGACAGCAGCAGCTTATTACAGGATTCAGAATGTATGCTGCTATTCAGGAGGAACAGAAACAACAGCGCTATATGCAAAGGTAATAGCAATACTGCGTAAGCAGGGATTTCAGGTTTATAAAATTACTGACGGAAACAATCCGGTATATGCTGTAAAATATAATGCAAACGCGCTGCCCGTAATCGGTTTTTCAAAAACATATGACAATCCTTTTAATCCTTCATCTGCATTTGCAGCGGTAATGACCTGTTCACAGGCAGATAGTGGCTGTCCTTTTATTGCAGGAGCTGAGAAACGGATACCTCTACCCTATGACGATCCGAAGCTGGCCGATAGCTCTGATCAACAGGATGAAGTATATGAAGAGTGTAGTCTGAAGATAGCGTCAGATATATTGTATGTCTTTTCGAAGATTACTCCTCATCCCTGA
- a CDS encoding TonB-dependent receptor — MHILKYTFYTVILLCCTLNGQVFAQTEPIIFGKVTDTEGKGLRGITIALKSKELLQTNSDGTFRLPAAVKLPATLYFRAVGYKTISVSVDQLNWNNKSGLVVQLFPVSVEVDEVLVTGRRNNSYLINTTELGGKFSGSLKDLPQSISLVSKEFIEDKQAFVITDVVQDLAGVNQASAYDDLTIRGFNSGYTSGMRLVNGMRSGYGYGTSFWRTPLTVNLESIEVLKGPGASLFGDITPGGTINMVTKKPLEKKHTSVNFAIGSFQTYRSTLDIGGPLDSAKKVLYRLNVGYENSRTFRDVNQRKSILVAPSFSFRPAEGTTLDVDLTYDNFDGYLDRGLGIRNNDFYAQSRSFNVSQPTDFFKTNFLTLSARLNQQLTEDLSLHMNYMKSIYKEKLNEFRTLNTYANPPQNTVMNMRFQSKQITDYTDNLVNYLRYTLDRPGHQHQLVLGVDYAQYRGDKDNILRESRSRMLNGKEVPLTIDLENPNREVIDISSYIWRPQAEFPFLNPYQSLGFYLQDQVTVGERLHVVLGLRHEYYRSSSADLKESFKTKQNAWLPRLGMTYKINEQVNYFASYSQGYVPVGADFIYNYENYGADRPFNPERSFQIETGLKTGFFKNNLQTELSVFHIGRENMLIATGGISDNGLPIYRQSGQVISRGVELDFRGQISKEFQVMANYSFNHTEVKSSSLAGEEGLPLSNAPKNMAGMWLKYIFSRYAVKGLGFGAGVYYVDQRRMDNAARKGENGNGVWDMWPSYTTVNTAVYYHLRGMRFTANINNVFDKYYYLGGFDYTRGFIGTPRNFMLSVGFNL, encoded by the coding sequence ATGCATATATTAAAATATACTTTTTACACCGTCATCCTTTTATGCTGCACACTAAACGGACAGGTATTTGCACAGACAGAGCCCATTATATTCGGAAAAGTAACGGATACAGAAGGAAAGGGCCTTCGGGGAATTACTATTGCCCTCAAATCGAAAGAACTGCTTCAGACAAATAGCGATGGTACTTTCCGGCTTCCGGCCGCAGTGAAGTTGCCGGCAACACTCTATTTCAGGGCGGTAGGTTATAAGACCATTTCCGTATCCGTAGATCAGCTGAACTGGAATAACAAAAGCGGACTCGTTGTGCAATTGTTTCCGGTCAGTGTAGAGGTGGATGAAGTACTCGTCACTGGCAGACGTAACAATTCTTATCTTATTAATACAACCGAACTGGGAGGTAAATTTTCAGGATCCCTCAAAGACCTGCCACAATCCATATCACTGGTCAGTAAAGAATTTATAGAAGATAAGCAGGCTTTTGTGATTACGGATGTCGTACAGGATCTGGCAGGTGTCAATCAGGCTTCAGCCTATGACGATCTGACCATTCGCGGATTTAACAGCGGCTATACCAGCGGCATGCGGCTGGTCAATGGTATGCGTTCAGGATATGGTTACGGTACCAGTTTTTGGCGTACTCCGCTTACGGTCAATCTGGAGAGCATAGAGGTACTGAAAGGCCCCGGTGCATCCCTGTTCGGAGATATTACTCCCGGCGGAACCATTAATATGGTTACTAAGAAACCATTGGAAAAGAAACATACGAGCGTTAATTTTGCCATAGGAAGTTTCCAGACCTACCGGTCTACGCTGGATATCGGCGGACCACTGGATTCGGCTAAAAAAGTACTTTACAGATTGAATGTAGGTTATGAAAATTCCAGAACCTTCAGAGATGTTAATCAGCGAAAGAGTATACTTGTTGCGCCCTCTTTCAGTTTTCGTCCGGCAGAAGGAACCACGCTTGATGTTGATCTGACCTATGATAATTTTGATGGTTATCTGGATCGCGGATTAGGTATACGCAATAATGATTTCTATGCACAGTCCCGTTCGTTCAATGTGAGCCAGCCAACCGATTTCTTTAAAACAAATTTTCTTACGCTGTCTGCTCGACTCAATCAGCAGCTTACCGAAGATTTGTCTCTTCATATGAACTATATGAAGTCGATCTATAAAGAAAAATTAAATGAATTTCGTACACTGAATACCTACGCTAATCCGCCACAGAATACAGTGATGAACATGCGCTTCCAATCCAAGCAGATCACCGATTATACAGATAATCTGGTCAATTATCTGCGTTATACACTGGATCGGCCGGGACATCAGCATCAGTTGGTTCTCGGAGTAGATTATGCACAGTATCGGGGAGATAAAGACAATATCCTGCGTGAATCCCGTAGCCGGATGCTGAACGGCAAAGAGGTACCCCTTACCATAGATCTGGAGAATCCCAATCGGGAAGTCATAGATATCTCTTCCTATATCTGGCGTCCGCAGGCGGAATTCCCTTTCCTTAATCCTTATCAAAGTCTGGGATTCTATCTACAGGATCAGGTAACTGTGGGCGAACGCCTTCATGTGGTACTGGGGCTACGTCATGAATATTACCGTTCCAGCAGTGCGGATCTCAAAGAATCTTTCAAAACTAAACAGAATGCCTGGTTACCCCGGTTGGGAATGACCTATAAGATTAATGAGCAGGTTAACTATTTTGCCAGCTATTCGCAAGGCTATGTTCCGGTAGGGGCAGATTTTATTTATAATTATGAAAACTATGGAGCAGATCGTCCTTTCAATCCTGAACGTAGCTTTCAGATAGAGACAGGATTAAAGACCGGATTCTTTAAGAACAACCTCCAAACCGAACTGTCCGTATTTCACATTGGGAGAGAGAATATGCTTATTGCCACCGGAGGTATATCCGACAACGGACTTCCGATCTACCGTCAATCCGGACAAGTAATCTCCCGTGGAGTAGAACTCGATTTTCGGGGGCAGATCAGCAAGGAATTTCAGGTGATGGCCAACTATAGTTTTAACCATACGGAAGTGAAATCATCTTCATTAGCAGGTGAAGAAGGACTGCCCTTGAGTAATGCACCTAAAAATATGGCAGGTATGTGGCTGAAGTATATATTTTCCCGATATGCAGTTAAAGGTCTGGGGTTTGGAGCGGGTGTTTATTATGTAGATCAGCGTCGAATGGATAATGCAGCACGTAAAGGCGAAAACGGAAATGGCGTATGGGATATGTGGCCATCATATACCACAGTGAATACCGCGGTGTACTATCATCTGAGGGGAATGCGTTTTACAGCCAATATCAACAATGTCTTTGATAAATATTATTATCTGGGAGGATTCGATTATACCAGAGGATTTATAGGCACTCCGCGAAACTTTATGCTATCGGTAGGGTTTAATTTATAA
- a CDS encoding GNAT family N-acetyltransferase: MNKDLIIKRVSEQDIDELITYISQARKLLFPMLDHSKMPHDLQHFAQTYIHNPIGAFLEARDRSGDLIAVIGMMAYDQRFPFLQFEHKNTVEVVRLYVNPKGRRQGIATALFQELVGVAKTQAVSTLYLHTHPFLTGAYEFWLQCGFQTLVRKDHSGFATIHMKCEL, from the coding sequence ATGAATAAAGATTTGATTATAAAGCGTGTTTCAGAACAGGATATAGATGAATTGATCACCTACATATCACAGGCTCGTAAGCTACTTTTTCCCATGTTAGACCATAGTAAAATGCCGCACGATCTGCAACATTTTGCACAGACCTATATTCATAATCCGATTGGTGCATTTCTGGAAGCACGCGACCGTTCAGGAGATCTGATCGCTGTGATCGGAATGATGGCTTATGATCAACGCTTTCCTTTTCTTCAGTTTGAGCATAAAAATACGGTAGAAGTGGTGCGCTTATATGTGAATCCGAAAGGACGAAGACAAGGTATTGCCACTGCTCTGTTTCAGGAATTAGTAGGAGTTGCAAAGACACAGGCAGTGTCAACTTTGTACCTGCATACCCATCCGTTTCTCACAGGCGCTTACGAATTTTGGTTACAATGCGGCTTTCAGACACTTGTCCGGAAAGATCATAGCGGTTTCGCTACTATCCATATGAAATGTGAGCTCTAA
- a CDS encoding ABC transporter ATP-binding protein, giving the protein MEAIEIRNLAFHYGKQAVLDGLRASFCKGELSVILGRNGSGKSTLFNILAGVQREYQGQIHINGVERRAIKVGNANGIRLGFMTQFHQTNFPFSVYDVVMTGRASFSRFSPKEEDREQVQNVLKRFDLWKYKDKPYTRLSGGERQLVLLCRVLVQDPDIILLDEPTNHLDLHYQVAVLDNLKKLVEEGKTVICIMHDPNLAFLYGDRFFLMQQQVLTSLEGKNTASIHHLLEQAYQVRLEQIPHRGKIIILPSPQHHYE; this is encoded by the coding sequence ATGGAAGCAATAGAAATCAGAAATTTAGCTTTTCACTACGGAAAACAAGCTGTGCTTGACGGACTCCGGGCCTCCTTCTGCAAAGGTGAGCTGTCCGTTATCCTGGGGCGCAACGGAAGCGGCAAATCTACCTTGTTTAATATTCTGGCCGGAGTACAACGCGAATATCAGGGACAGATACATATTAATGGGGTGGAACGACGTGCAATTAAAGTCGGTAATGCCAACGGTATCAGACTGGGTTTTATGACGCAATTTCACCAGACCAATTTCCCCTTTTCCGTATATGATGTGGTGATGACAGGCCGTGCCTCTTTTTCCCGTTTTTCACCAAAAGAGGAAGACAGAGAGCAGGTTCAAAACGTGTTAAAAAGATTTGACCTTTGGAAATACAAAGACAAACCGTATACACGACTTTCCGGAGGAGAAAGGCAATTGGTGCTTTTGTGCCGGGTATTAGTGCAGGATCCGGATATTATTCTACTGGACGAACCGACCAATCATCTGGATCTCCACTATCAGGTGGCGGTACTGGATAATCTTAAAAAACTGGTCGAAGAAGGTAAAACCGTGATTTGTATTATGCATGATCCCAATCTTGCGTTTCTCTACGGGGATCGTTTTTTTCTAATGCAACAGCAAGTCCTCACCAGTCTGGAAGGGAAAAATACAGCTAGTATTCATCATTTATTAGAGCAGGCTTATCAGGTGCGTTTAGAGCAGATTCCGCACCGTGGCAAAATAATAATTCTACCCAGTCCTCAGCATCATTATGAATAA
- a CDS encoding FecCD family ABC transporter permease produces the protein MKFWKLSLLICLPLLVLFFSLALGNTGFLRLSELTDLVYAGLASSFGWEVAMVDSSMETIVWQVRLPRVLLTFSVGASLAVAGGVLQAVFRNPIVDPFSLGISSGAAFGAALSMLVSLIPLNLSAFLFGVMAVAITYFVSYSGAKGSLVTMVLAGMIISGVFTAFLTILQYLSDPYKLQAIVQWTMGNLHTASWAKLKVAILPILLGLGIIILFRWKLNLLALGDQEALAVGVNPKIIKLIMIGAATMITASAVAAVGMISLFGLIVPHISRMLFGPSNSIGVWANISIGGTFLLLIDDFSRTLLPFEIPVGVFTMMLGTPLFIYLMRKNAINWNG, from the coding sequence ATGAAATTTTGGAAATTAAGCTTACTCATTTGTCTGCCTTTATTAGTCCTGTTTTTCTCTCTGGCGTTGGGGAATACAGGATTTCTCCGTTTATCCGAACTAACGGATCTGGTATACGCCGGTCTCGCTTCTTCGTTCGGATGGGAGGTTGCGATGGTAGATTCCAGTATGGAAACCATTGTTTGGCAGGTCAGACTTCCGCGCGTGTTGCTGACCTTTAGTGTAGGCGCCTCACTTGCTGTGGCCGGGGGAGTACTGCAGGCGGTATTTCGTAATCCTATTGTGGATCCGTTTTCTTTGGGGATATCTTCGGGTGCTGCCTTTGGAGCTGCATTGTCGATGCTGGTATCTCTGATTCCGCTCAACCTCTCCGCTTTTTTATTTGGAGTGATGGCTGTCGCTATTACGTATTTTGTATCCTACAGCGGTGCAAAAGGATCATTAGTGACTATGGTACTTGCCGGAATGATTATCTCAGGAGTATTTACAGCGTTCCTTACTATTTTGCAGTATCTGAGTGATCCCTACAAGTTGCAGGCTATCGTTCAATGGACTATGGGAAATCTGCATACAGCTTCCTGGGCGAAATTAAAGGTCGCCATTCTGCCCATACTACTGGGGCTCGGAATAATCATTCTCTTCCGCTGGAAGCTGAACCTCCTCGCACTTGGTGATCAGGAAGCACTGGCGGTAGGAGTCAATCCCAAGATCATCAAACTTATTATGATAGGAGCTGCCACGATGATCACTGCTTCGGCAGTCGCTGCGGTTGGCATGATCAGTCTCTTCGGACTGATTGTACCCCATATCAGCCGGATGCTCTTCGGGCCGAGCAACAGTATAGGAGTATGGGCCAATATCAGTATCGGAGGTACTTTTCTATTGCTCATTGATGATTTTTCACGTACACTGTTACCCTTTGAAATTCCGGTAGGTGTATTTACTATGATGCTGGGCACTCCGCTATTTATTTACCTGATGCGTAAAAACGCTATAAACTGGAACGGATAA
- a CDS encoding ABC transporter substrate-binding protein, translated as MTNRRKTAWQWISSLILLTLIIACSNSGEKKQTAEKISAVDARGKEITLEAYAQRVVVLFEPFVDQIYMLNAGDRLVGIPQQIYQNPSTYHFLSLLDKRIARKQIVTPTFGGRSTHVETLVALEADLAIVYEHDKETIAQLEDLHIPVYVVSSRDKDHIYSELVGVGTLLGQAQRAEEIVGYVEKEVEKMKLHEDIKRKKVYYAWSKGRVFSTSCKGSLVDLSMQVSGAENACPLTLEAPNISAESLYKWNPDLIVLWNSKLQDVYSLKELEALPAVINKQVYSMEPTFYYDPHTVKFLLFAKQLRQWCYPTYSEQQFKTELQQTLAFLYSKKIWEDEI; from the coding sequence ATGACAAATAGAAGAAAAACAGCCTGGCAATGGATCAGTAGCTTGATTCTCCTGACATTGATCATTGCCTGCAGCAATTCCGGCGAAAAGAAACAAACAGCAGAAAAAATTTCGGCAGTAGATGCACGTGGTAAAGAGATCACACTGGAAGCGTATGCACAACGTGTTGTTGTGCTCTTTGAGCCCTTTGTCGATCAGATATATATGCTTAATGCAGGAGACAGGCTGGTTGGTATTCCGCAACAGATTTATCAGAATCCTTCTACCTACCATTTTCTGTCTTTACTTGATAAGCGCATTGCACGTAAGCAGATTGTGACCCCTACTTTCGGAGGCCGGTCTACCCATGTAGAGACATTGGTAGCGTTAGAAGCAGACCTTGCCATCGTATACGAACATGATAAAGAGACGATCGCTCAACTCGAAGATCTACATATTCCGGTATATGTCGTATCCAGCAGAGATAAAGATCATATCTATAGTGAACTTGTCGGTGTAGGAACATTATTGGGTCAGGCACAGCGTGCTGAAGAAATTGTGGGTTATGTGGAAAAGGAAGTAGAGAAAATGAAACTTCACGAGGACATAAAACGTAAGAAGGTATATTATGCATGGTCTAAAGGGCGTGTATTTTCTACCTCCTGTAAGGGATCTCTTGTGGACTTGTCCATGCAGGTGTCTGGTGCCGAAAATGCCTGTCCGCTGACTCTGGAAGCACCGAATATCAGCGCTGAATCCCTTTATAAGTGGAATCCCGATCTTATTGTATTGTGGAATTCCAAATTACAGGATGTCTACAGTTTAAAGGAGCTTGAAGCTCTGCCGGCAGTAATCAATAAGCAGGTGTACAGCATGGAACCCACTTTTTATTACGATCCGCATACTGTCAAATTTCTTTTGTTTGCCAAACAGCTCCGGCAGTGGTGCTATCCAACTTATTCTGAACAACAATTTAAAACAGAACTGCAGCAGACTTTAGCGTTTCTGTACAGTAAAAAAATCTGGGAAGACGAAATATGA
- a CDS encoding urease accessory protein UreE, translated as MLYISDNNYTAIPSGIAVELVYMEWYEVRKTLLERETSSGRMIRIQRESGEYLNEGQVVHLDDNYAIRLYIKPCDCIILHAKDAQMVGQFCFDVGNRHLPVFCLNDESFAVAYDGRLYSALSAKYAGYIQLTAARLLPDQALYMFRKNKITV; from the coding sequence ATGCTTTATATTTCAGACAACAACTATACAGCTATACCGTCGGGTATAGCTGTAGAACTTGTATACATGGAATGGTATGAGGTACGGAAGACACTGCTGGAGCGGGAAACTTCCTCGGGAAGAATGATCCGTATACAGCGCGAATCCGGTGAATATCTCAATGAGGGGCAGGTCGTGCATCTGGACGACAATTATGCTATCAGACTGTATATCAAACCTTGTGATTGCATTATACTGCATGCAAAGGATGCGCAGATGGTAGGACAATTCTGTTTTGATGTCGGCAACCGGCACTTACCCGTTTTCTGTTTGAATGATGAATCATTTGCTGTGGCCTATGACGGTCGGTTGTATAGTGCACTATCCGCCAAATATGCCGGGTATATTCAGCTGACTGCAGCCCGGTTGTTGCCTGATCAGGCTCTGTATATGTTCCGGAAAAATAAAATTACAGTATGA
- the hypB gene encoding hydrogenase nickel incorporation protein HypB, with product MSNTAIPKSNQMPVGSVQCENTSLNLLKANDFVAKAIRERLADICIINICSSPGSGKTTLMQETGKRLGKQLNIAVLVGDPETERDAVRMREVGINALQIVTGGMCHIEAQMILQALDHINLDNVDLLFIENVGNLVCPAAFDLGEDYRVTLLAATEGDDKPKKYARMFLTSELMVVSKADLLPYVPFSIDAVTKDAQEVNPKLEVLMISSLNGDGMDEWCAWLNSKVEEKKASKIKQ from the coding sequence ATGAGTAATACAGCAATACCTAAAAGCAATCAAATGCCGGTAGGATCGGTACAATGCGAGAATACATCATTAAATCTATTAAAGGCCAATGATTTTGTGGCCAAAGCTATCCGCGAGCGATTGGCAGATATTTGTATCATCAATATCTGTTCCTCTCCTGGTAGTGGTAAGACCACGTTAATGCAGGAAACCGGTAAGCGCCTCGGAAAACAGCTGAATATAGCTGTCCTTGTCGGCGATCCGGAAACCGAAAGAGATGCGGTACGTATGCGCGAAGTCGGAATTAATGCATTACAAATCGTAACAGGAGGGATGTGCCATATAGAAGCGCAGATGATTCTGCAGGCATTAGACCATATCAATCTGGACAATGTGGATTTACTGTTTATAGAGAATGTAGGCAATCTGGTATGTCCTGCAGCTTTTGATCTGGGAGAAGACTATCGTGTAACATTGCTCGCGGCCACCGAAGGAGACGACAAACCCAAGAAATATGCACGGATGTTTTTGACGAGCGAACTGATGGTCGTTTCAAAAGCAGATCTTTTGCCCTATGTGCCCTTTTCAATTGATGCTGTAACTAAAGATGCACAGGAAGTCAATCCAAAGCTGGAAGTCCTTATGATCAGTAGTCTCAATGGAGATGGTATGGATGAATGGTGTGCATGGCTAAACAGTAAAGTCGAAGAAAAGAAAGCATCCAAAATAAAGCAATAA